A single region of the Myripristis murdjan chromosome 3, fMyrMur1.1, whole genome shotgun sequence genome encodes:
- the mc1r gene encoding melanocyte-stimulating hormone receptor — MDNRSHPNFPMHRMEPGPLTMYLGENETNSTTGEPNSVECLQIRIPQELFLTLGLISLVENILVILAIIKNRNLHSPMYYFICCLAVSDMLVSVSNVVETIFMLLNDHGLLDVYPGMLRHLDNVIDVMICSSVMSSLSFLCTIAADRYITIFYALRYHSIMTTQRAVAIIVLVWLASITSSTLFIVYHTDNAVIVCLVTFFCITLVFTAVLYLHMFILAHVHSRRIMAFHKSRRQATSMKGAITLTILLGVFILCWGPFFLHLILILTCPTSPFCNCFFRNFNLFLILIICNSLIDPLIYAYRSQELRKTLKELVLCSWCLGM; from the coding sequence ATGGACAACAGGTCCCATCCTAACTTCCCCATGCACCGTATGGAGCCAGGCCCCCTGACCATGTACTTGGGGGAGAACGAGACGAATTCCACCACTGGAGAACCAAACTCAGTGGAGTGCTTGCAGATCCGCATCCCCCAGGAGCTTTTCCTGACCCTGGGGCTCATTAGCCTGGTGGAAAACATCCTTGTGATATTGGCGATCATTAAGAACCGCAACCTGCACTCGCCCATGTACTacttcatctgctgcctggccgTGTCCGACATGCTGGTCAGTGTCAGCAATGTGGTGGAAACAATATTCATGCTTCTCAACGACCACGGCCTACTGGATGTGTACCCAGGCATGCTGCGCCACCTGGACAACGTCATCGATGTCATGATCTGCAGCTCCGTCATGTCCTCGCTCTCCTTCCTGTGCACCATAGCGGCGGATCGCTACATCACCATATTTTACGCACTGCGGTATCACAGCATCATGACCACACAGCGCGCAGTGGCCATCATCGTGCTGGTGTGGCTGGCCAGCATCACCTCCAGCACCCTCTTCATCGTTTACCATACCGACAACGCTGTCATCGTCTGCCTCGTGACCTTCTTCTGTATCACGCTCGTGTTTACTGCTGTGCTCTACCTGCACATGTTCATCCTGGCACACGTGCATTCCCGGCGGATCATGGCCTTCCACAAGAGTCGCCGGCAAGCCACAAGCATGAAGGGAGCCATTACTCTCACCATCTTGCTCGGAGTCTTCATTCTATGTTGGGGCCCTTTCTTCCTCcacctcatcctcatcctcacttgCCCCACAAGCCCGTTCTGCAActgtttcttcagaaacttcaaCCTTTTCCTCATTCTCATCATCTGTAACTCACTGATCGACCCGCTCATTTACGCCTACCGGAGCCAGGAGCTGCGTAAAACCCTGAAGGAGCTGGTTCTGTGCTCGTGGTGCCTCGGTATGTGA